In the genome of Monodelphis domestica isolate mMonDom1 chromosome 2, mMonDom1.pri, whole genome shotgun sequence, one region contains:
- the HIGD1B gene encoding HIG1 domain family member 1B produces the protein MVVVPLPLQTAGGQGAQAQGQLSTAPSSPTNTKGWAGSSTMSANKDWGAPPEVEGSVSAKLLRKSRESPLVPVGLGGCLVVTAYGMYRLKARGPLKMSLHLIHTRVAAQACAVGAIMLGAVYTMYCDYIKRTAHGGEEK, from the exons ATGGTGGTGGTTCCTCTCCCGCTCCAAACAGCTGGAGGACAGGGAGCACAGGCCCAGGGCCAGCTGTCCACAGCCCCTTCTTCCCCCACCAACACGAAG GGTTGGGCTGGGTCCAGTACCATGTCTGCTAACAAGGACTGGGGGGCGCCACCCGAGGTGGAGGGCAGCGTCTCTGCCAAGTTGCTGAGGAAGTCCAGGGAGTCACCGCTGGTACCCGTGG GCCTGGGGGGCTGTCTGGTGGTGACAGCGTATGGCATGTACCGGCTAAAGGCCCGAGGCCCTCTCAAGATGTCCCTACACCTGATCCACACCAGAGTAGCAGCTCAGGCCTGTGCTGTGGGAGCCATCATGCTGG GTGCGGTGTACACCATGTACTGTGACTACATCAAGAGAACAGCACACGGTGGTGAGGAGAAGTAG
- the EFTUD2 gene encoding 116 kDa U5 small nuclear ribonucleoprotein component codes for MDTDLYDEFGNYIGPELDSDEDDDELGREAKDLDEMDDDDDDDDMGDHDDDHPGMEVVLHEDKKYYPTAEEVYGPEVETIVQEEDTQPLTEPIIKPVKTKKFSLMEQTLPVTVYEMDFLADLMDNSELIRNVTLCGHLHHGKTCFVDCLIEQTHPEIRKRYDQDLCYTDILFTEQERGVGIKSTPVTVVLPDTKGKSYLFNIMDTPGHVNFSDEVTAGLRISDGVVLFIDAAEGVMLNTERLIKHAVQERLAVTVCINKIDRLILELKLPPTDAYYKLRHIVDEVNGLISMYSTDENLILSPLLGNVCFSSSQYSICFTLGSFAKIYADTFGDINYQEFAKRLWGDIYFNPKTRKFTKKAPTSSSQRSFVEFVLEPLYKILAQVVGDVDTSLPRTLDELGIHLTKEELKLNIRPLLRLVCKKFFGEFTGFVDMCVQHIPSPKVGAKPKIEHTYTGGVDSDLGEAMSDCDPDGPLMCHTTKMYSTDDGVQFHAFGRVLSGTIHAGQPVKVLGENYTLEDEEDSQICTVGRLWISVARYHIEVNRVPAGNWVLIEGVDQPIVKTATITEPRGNEEAQIFRPLKFNTTSVIKIAVEPVNPSELPKMLDGLRKVNKSYPSLTTKVEESGEHVILGTGELYLDCVMHDLRKMYSEIDIKVADPVVTFCETVVETSSLKCFAETPNKKNKITMIAEPLEKGLAEDIENEVVQITWNRKKLGEFFQTKYDWDLLAARSIWAFGPDATGPNILVDDTLPSEVDKALLGSVKDSIVQGFQWGTREGPLCDELIRNVKFKILDAVVAQEPLHRGGGQIIPTARRVVYSAFLMATPRLMEPYYFVEVQAPADCVSAVYTVLARRRGHVTQDAPIPGSPLYTIKAFIPAIDSFGFETDLRTHTQGQAFSLSVFHHWQIVPGDPLDKSIVIRPLEPQPAPHLAREFMIKTRRRKGLSEDVSISKFFDDPMLLELAKQDVVLNYPM; via the exons AGCCAATTATTAAACCAGTAAAAACCAAGAAATTTTCTTTGATGGAGCAGACATTACCTGTCACTGTGTATGAGATGGA ctTCTTGGCAGACTTGATGGACAACTCAGAACTTATCAGAAATGTGACCCTTTGTGGACATCTACACCATGGCAAA aCCTGTTTTGTAGATTGCTTAATAGAACAGACTCACCCGGAAATCAGAAAGCGCTATGATCAAGAT CTCTGCTACACAGACATCCTGTTCACTGAGCAAGAG agGGGCGTTGGCATCAAAAGTACTCCAGTGACAGTGGTCCTGCCAGATACCAAGGGAAAGTCTTACCTCTTCAATATCATGGACACACCAG GACATGTGAACTTTTCTGATGAGGTAACAGCTGGTTTGCGCATCTCTGATGGAGTAGTGCTTTTCATAGATGCAGCCGAGGGG GTCATGCTGAACACTGAGCGACTGATCAAACACGCCGTGCAGGAGAGGCTGGCGGTCACTGTGTGCATCAACAAGATTGACCGACTGATCCTAGAGCTCAAACTTCCACCAACAGATGCCTATTACAAACTGCGACACATTGTGGATGAGGTCAATGGATTAATCAG CATGTATTCCACTGATGAGAACCTGATCCTCTCCCCGCTTCTGGGCAACGTCTGTTTTTCCAGCTCCCAATACAGCATCTGCTTCACACTGGGCTCCTTTGCCAAGATCTATGCCGACACTTTTG GTGATATCAATTACCAAGAATTTGCCAAGAGGCTATGGGGTGACATTTACTTCAATCCTAAAAC GCGGAAATTTACGAAAAAAGCCCCAACCAGCAGCTCTCAGCGAAGTTTTGTGGAGTTTGTCTTAGAGCCTCTTTATAAGATCTTAGCTCAG GTCGTGGGAGATGTGGACACCAGCCTCCCGAGGACCCTGGATGAACTGGGCATCCACCTCACCAAAGAGGAGCTGAAGTTGAACATACGCCCTCTCCTTAGGCTGGTCTGCAAAAAGTTCTTTGGGGAGTTCACAG GCTTTGTAGATATGTGTGTGCAGCATATTCCTTCTCCAAAGGTGGGCGCCAAGCCTAAGATTGAGCATACTTATACCGGTGGTGTAGACTCAGACCTTGGTGAGGCCATGAGCGACTGTGATCCTGAT GGGCCTCTGATGTGCCACACCACCAAAATGTACAGTACTGATGATGGGGTGCAGTTCCATGCTTTTGGGCGGGTACTGAGTGGTACCATCCATGCTGGGCAGCCTGTGAAGGTGCTTGGAGAAAACTATACTTTGGAAGATGAAGAGGATTCCCAAATCTGTACTGTGGGCCGGCTGTGGATTTCTGTTGCCAG GTACCACATTGAAGTGAACCGAGTTCCTGCAGGCAACTGGGTTTTGATTGAAGGTGTGGATCAGCCTATAGTGAAGACTGCCACAATCACTGAGCCCCGAGGCAATGAGGAG GCTCAGATCTTCCGACCTTTAAAGTTCAATACCACTTCAGTCATCAAGATCGCAGTGGAACCAGTGAACCCCTCAGAACTACCCAAGATGTTGGATGGTCTACGAAAGGTCAACAAGAGCTACCCATCCCTCACCACTAAG GTGGAAGAATCTGGGGAACACGTGATCCTGGGCACTGGGGAGCTTTACCTGGACTGCGTAATGCATGACTTACGGAAGATGTACTCAGAGATAGACATCAAG GTGGCTGACCCAGTTGTCACGTTTTGTGAGACAGTGGTAGAAACTTCTTCTCTCAAGTGCTTTGCTGAAACACCCAATAAGAA GAACAAGATCACCATGATTGCTGAGCCTCTTGAGAAGGGTCTGGCTGAGGACATAGAGAATGAAGTGGTACAGATCACTTGGAACAG GAAGAAGCTAGGCGAGTTCTTCCAGACAAAATATGACTGGGATTTGCTGGCTGCCCGTTCCATTTGGGCCTTTGGCCCTGATGCCACTGGTCCCAACATTCTTGTGGATGACACTTTGCCCTCAGAG GTGGATAAAGCTCTGCTGGGTTCAGTGAAGGATAGCATTGTCCAAGGGTTCCAGTGGGGCACCAGAGAAGGGCCCCTCTGTGATGAGC TGATTCGCAATGTGAAATTCAAGATCTTGGATGCAGTTGTTGCCCAGGAACCACTGCACCGAGGAGGGGGACAGATCATTCCCACTGCCAGGAGAGTTGTCTATTCTGCCTTCCTCATG GCAACCCCTCGTCTAATGGAGCCCTACTACTTTGTGGAAGTTCAAGCCCCTGCAGACTGTGTCTCTGCAGTCTACACTGTATTGGCCAGGCGCAG AGGCCATGTGACACAGGATGCACCTATCCCAGGCTCTCCTCTCTATACCATCAAGGCCTTCATCCCAGCTATTGACTCATTTGGTTTTGAAACTGACCTCCGGACCCATACCCAGGGACAagccttctctctgtctgttttcCACCATTGGCAg ATTGTACCCGGTGACCCACTGGATAAAAGCATTGTCATCCGTCCCTTGGAGCCACAGCCAGCTCCTCATTTGGCCCGGGAGTTCATGATCAAGACCCGTCGTCGGAAG GGTCTGAGCGAGGATGTGAGCATCAGCAAGTTCTTTGACGATCCTATGTTGTTGGAGCTCGCCAAGCAGGATGTTGTTCTCAACTACCCCATGTGA